The sequence TGGGGCTGTCGCTGAATGCCCATCCGATCGGACTCGTCCGCGAGGAGCTGACGGCGCTGAAGGTCAGCCCATGCGAGCGGCTGCTGTCCGCGCGGGCGCGGCAGCGCATTGCGGTGGCGGGGCTGGTGACGCATCGCCAGCGACCGGGGACCGCGAAGGGGCTGGTGTTCATGACGCTGGAGGACGAGACGGGAACAGCGAACCTGATCATCCGGCCACAGGTGTGGGACCGCGATCGGCGCGTGGGGCGCGGCAAAGTGGCCCTCATTGCGGCCGGCGTCGTGGAGCGGGTCGGGGCGGTGATCCACGTGCAGGTGACGCGGCTGAGCGATCTTTCGGCACAGATCGCGCCGGTGCGCGCGAAGTCGCGGGATTTCCATTGAGCGCGAAAGGTCGCTACACCTCGGGGATCTTCAACTCATAGGGTTGCGTGACGTTGCAGTACCACGATCCGCCAAGGCGGCCCACCGTCGACAGCTTGTGCGGGTCGACGAGGCCATTGGCATCGAGAATCTCGTCCGCGAGGTGAATGGCGAGAATGTCGCCGAAAACGACGTTGCCGCCGCCGGGACGCTCGCCGGTGGTCACGATCTGGCGCAGGCTGCATTCGATGTTGACCGGCGCCTCCTTCACGAGCGGCGGCTGGACCTTGGTCGCGGGCACCGGCGTGAGACCACTGAAATCAAACTCACTCTGCCCGGTCGGCAGCTCCGCCGCACAACGGGTCATGGGCGTCGCGAGCGCGGCCGAGACCGTGGCGATCACGAATTGCCCGGTAGCCTTGATGTTTTGCAACGTGTCCTTCGATTCGCCGCTGCGGCGAAACGTGGGGCAGAAGAGCACCACGGGCGGGTTGCCGGAGACCATGTTGTAGAAGCTGAACGGCGCGAGATTGAGCTCGCCGGTCGGTGCGCGCGTGGAGACGAGGGCGATTGGGCGCGGGTTGATGAAGCCGATGCAGAGCTTGTAGACGTCACGCCACGGCTTCTGGCCGGCTTGCAGGTCGAGGTACATGGCAGGGGTGCTCCGCTGGGGAGTCGTGAGGTGCATGACGCGCGGCGAGGCGCTGCAGATCACTGATCTCGGACAGGGGGTCGGTGACGAAACGCCGCTGCCACATGCGCGGGTGCGGGACCTGCAAGTCGTGTTCGTCGATGCACCGGTCGTGATACAGCAGCAAGTCGAGGTCGAGCGGACGTGAGAAGCGCCCGGGCGCGCGTTCGCGGCCGTGCCGACGCTCGATTTCCAGCATACGCAGCAACAAGGCTCGCGGCTCGAGCCCGGTCGCGATTTCGGCGACGGCATTCAGGAACGGCGGCGCGTCGGGCGGCCCGTCGACCGGTTCCGTCTCGTGCAGCGACGAGCAGGCGAGCACCTTGATGTCGCCCGCGGCGGCGAGTTCGCGGAGCGCGTCGTGAATGTGCCGGGCGCGGTCGCCGAGGTTGGATCCCAGGGCGATGAAGACGCCGCCACCCGCTACCATGTCAGCTTCTCCATGCGCTGCAGCGCCGCCGTGATCCGCTCGGCGGGGACGCCCAGCGAGAAGCGCACGTAGCCCTCCCCGGTTGGGCCCAGGCCGCCGCCGGGGACACCCACGACATCGGCCTCGTCCAGAAGTCGATTGCAGACCGTCATTGAGTCGAGGCCGATGGGAACGCGGGCCCAGACGTAGAACGTCGCGCTGGGCGGCGTGGCGTGGAACCCCAGCTTGCGCAGTCCATCGCAAAGCAGCGTGGCGCGACTGCGATACAGGGCGCGCATCGCATGCAGCTCGGGCCGGTCGATGTTCGCGTACGCTTCGCACGCCGCTTCCTGGATGGCCGCGAACACGCCGGTGTCGAAATTTGACTTGATGCCGCTGAGCGCGGCGATTGCGTCCGCGTTGCCGACGGCGAAGCCAATGCGCCAGCCGGTCATGTTGAATGTCTTCGATGCCGAGTGAAACTCCAGCGCGATCTCCCGCGCGCCGGGCACCTGCAGAATGCTCGGCGGCCGCTCGTCGCCAAGGTACATCTCGTTGTAGGCCGCGTCCTGCGCGAGCAGGATGTCGTGCTGGCGGGCGAAGGCGACGGCGCGGGCGAAAAAGTCGAGACGGGCGGTCGCGCCCGTCGGGTTATTCGGGTAATTCAGGAACATGAGGACTGTTTGGCGCGCGATCTCCGCCGGGATGGCGTCGAGGTCCGGTAACCACCCGCCGGACTCGGTCAGATCGAGCACATGCGGCACGCCGCCCGCAAAGACCGTGCCGGCGACGTAGGCGGGGTACCCGGGCGAGGGGACGAGCACCGTGTCGCCGGGGTTCACGACCGCGAGCGGCAGGTGACCGATGCCTTCCTTGCTGCCGATGAGGGCGACCAGTTCGCGCTGCGGGTCGATCTCGACGCCGTAGCGCTTCTGGAAGAACGCCGCGATCGTGCGGCGGAATTCGGCGGAGCCGCCGCCGAAGGGGTACACGTGGTTCGCGGGTTTGCGGATGGCCTGCTGCATGCGGTCGATGATGAACGCGTGCGTGGGGAGGTCCGGGTCGCCCACGCCGAAGTCGATGATGTCGCGTCCGGCGGCGCGGGCGGCCCGTTTTTTGCGGTCGATCTCGGCAAACAAGTAGGGGGGCAGGGCTTGCAGGCGCTGGCTATGTCGAATCGGCATGTGTGGTACTCACCAATGGCGCCAACGGCAGATTGGGGGGACAGGCCTCCGGCCTGTCGCTTG comes from Phycisphaerae bacterium and encodes:
- a CDS encoding flavin reductase family protein produces the protein MYLDLQAGQKPWRDVYKLCIGFINPRPIALVSTRAPTGELNLAPFSFYNMVSGNPPVVLFCPTFRRSGESKDTLQNIKATGQFVIATVSAALATPMTRCAAELPTGQSEFDFSGLTPVPATKVQPPLVKEAPVNIECSLRQIVTTGERPGGGNVVFGDILAIHLADEILDANGLVDPHKLSTVGRLGGSWYCNVTQPYELKIPEV
- the folK gene encoding 2-amino-4-hydroxy-6-hydroxymethyldihydropteridine diphosphokinase, translated to MVAGGGVFIALGSNLGDRARHIHDALRELAAAGDIKVLACSSLHETEPVDGPPDAPPFLNAVAEIATGLEPRALLLRMLEIERRHGRERAPGRFSRPLDLDLLLYHDRCIDEHDLQVPHPRMWQRRFVTDPLSEISDLQRLAARHAPHDSPAEHPCHVPRPASRPEAVA
- a CDS encoding LL-diaminopimelate aminotransferase — translated: MPIRHSQRLQALPPYLFAEIDRKKRAARAAGRDIIDFGVGDPDLPTHAFIIDRMQQAIRKPANHVYPFGGGSAEFRRTIAAFFQKRYGVEIDPQRELVALIGSKEGIGHLPLAVVNPGDTVLVPSPGYPAYVAGTVFAGGVPHVLDLTESGGWLPDLDAIPAEIARQTVLMFLNYPNNPTGATARLDFFARAVAFARQHDILLAQDAAYNEMYLGDERPPSILQVPGAREIALEFHSASKTFNMTGWRIGFAVGNADAIAALSGIKSNFDTGVFAAIQEAACEAYANIDRPELHAMRALYRSRATLLCDGLRKLGFHATPPSATFYVWARVPIGLDSMTVCNRLLDEADVVGVPGGGLGPTGEGYVRFSLGVPAERITAALQRMEKLTW